A region of Corynebacterium glucuronolyticum DSM 44120 DNA encodes the following proteins:
- the glpX gene encoding class II fructose-bisphosphatase, whose amino-acid sequence MTANHPEAPDRNLALELVRVTEAAALASGRWVGRGEKNSGDGAAVDAMRKLINSVEMRGIVVIGEGEKDEAPMLFNGEEVGTGKGADVDIAVDPIDGTTLMAEGRPNAISVLAAAERGSMYDPSAVFYMKKIAVGPAAAGLIDIEAPVKHNIEVVAKAKEKPVSQIVVSVLDRPRHVDLIKEIRAAGAKIRLIHDGDVAGSVAAAQSQTMNSVDICMGTGGTPEGIITACAMKCMGGEIQGILAPRDEAEREKARNAGLDLDTVLTTSDLVKSDNCFFVATGVTNGDMLRGVTYSPDGAITRSVVMRSKSGTVRYIDSIHQLKKLQEYSVVDYGPKDK is encoded by the coding sequence GTCGGCCGCGGCGAGAAAAACTCCGGCGATGGTGCCGCCGTCGACGCCATGCGCAAGCTCATCAATTCCGTTGAAATGCGAGGTATCGTCGTGATCGGTGAGGGCGAAAAGGACGAGGCCCCGATGCTGTTCAACGGCGAGGAAGTTGGTACTGGCAAAGGCGCTGATGTCGACATCGCCGTAGATCCAATCGACGGCACCACCCTGATGGCCGAGGGGCGTCCGAATGCGATTTCCGTTCTGGCTGCTGCTGAGCGCGGTTCCATGTATGACCCCTCTGCCGTTTTCTACATGAAGAAGATCGCGGTGGGCCCGGCTGCTGCAGGGCTCATCGATATCGAGGCTCCTGTCAAACACAATATTGAAGTGGTTGCCAAGGCGAAGGAAAAGCCGGTTTCCCAGATTGTTGTCTCTGTGCTGGACCGCCCGCGCCACGTTGACCTCATCAAGGAAATTCGCGCTGCGGGTGCCAAGATCCGTCTCATTCATGATGGCGATGTCGCAGGTTCCGTTGCCGCTGCCCAGTCTCAGACGATGAACTCCGTCGATATCTGCATGGGTACTGGCGGAACCCCGGAAGGCATCATCACGGCATGCGCAATGAAGTGTATGGGCGGCGAAATCCAGGGCATCCTGGCACCTCGTGATGAGGCAGAGCGCGAGAAGGCACGCAACGCCGGCCTTGACTTGGACACAGTTCTCACCACCTCGGATTTGGTCAAGTCCGATAACTGCTTCTTCGTCGCAACCGGTGTGACGAACGGCGATATGCTTCGTGGCGTGACGTACAGCCCTGACGGGGCCATCACTCGTTCCGTGGTCATGCGCTCGAAGTCCGGTACGGTGCGCTACATTGACTCCATCCACCAGCTCAAGAAGCTGCAGGAATACTCCGTAGTCGATTACGGCCCGAAGGATAAGTAG
- a CDS encoding class II fumarate hydratase codes for MSDQEYRIEHDTMGEVKVPVNALWRAQTQRAVENFPISGRGLESPQISALGQLKAACAKVNKALGLLDAEKADAIIAAAKEIANNEHDDQFPIDVFQTGSGTSSNMNTNEVIASICHNNGVEVHPNDHVNMGQSSNDTFPTATHIAATVETVNDLIPGLQVLHDALAEKTEEWEEVVKSGRTHLMDATPITLGQEFSGYARQIEAGIERVQNVLPRLGELPIGGTAVGTGLNTPAEFGEKVTAELVNLTGVDALRPCKNHFEAQAARDGLVEFSGAMRSVAVSLNKIANDIRLMGSGPLTGLAELRLPELQPGSSIMPGKVNPVLCETATQVAAQVIGNDAAVAFGGAQGQFELNVFIPMMARNVLESAHLLANTARVFAERLVKGTEPNTDKLRHSAESSPSIVTPLNSAIGYENAAKVAKTALKEGETIRQTVIDLGFVDGEQLTEEELDKRLDVLSMCNTERDA; via the coding sequence ATGTCAGACCAGGAATACAGGATCGAACATGACACCATGGGCGAAGTGAAGGTGCCCGTCAACGCGCTCTGGCGCGCTCAGACGCAACGTGCAGTGGAGAACTTCCCCATTTCCGGCCGTGGGCTGGAGTCCCCCCAAATTTCTGCTCTTGGCCAGCTCAAGGCTGCGTGCGCCAAGGTGAATAAGGCCTTGGGGCTTCTCGATGCAGAGAAGGCCGATGCAATCATCGCTGCAGCGAAGGAAATCGCTAACAACGAGCATGACGATCAGTTCCCCATCGACGTGTTCCAAACTGGCTCTGGCACGTCATCCAACATGAACACCAACGAGGTTATCGCCTCCATCTGCCACAACAACGGCGTAGAGGTACACCCGAATGACCATGTCAATATGGGACAGTCCTCCAACGACACGTTCCCCACCGCAACGCACATTGCTGCCACGGTGGAGACGGTTAACGACCTCATCCCCGGTCTCCAGGTTCTCCACGATGCGCTGGCGGAGAAGACTGAGGAGTGGGAAGAAGTGGTAAAGTCTGGCCGCACTCACCTCATGGATGCCACGCCGATCACCCTCGGACAGGAATTCTCCGGCTACGCTCGTCAGATTGAGGCCGGTATCGAACGTGTTCAAAACGTTCTCCCCCGCCTCGGCGAACTTCCGATCGGTGGTACTGCCGTAGGAACCGGCCTCAACACCCCCGCCGAATTCGGCGAAAAGGTGACGGCCGAGCTCGTCAACCTCACCGGTGTCGATGCGCTTCGTCCCTGCAAGAACCACTTCGAGGCGCAGGCTGCCCGTGATGGCCTCGTTGAATTTTCGGGTGCCATGCGCAGCGTTGCCGTTAGCCTGAACAAGATCGCTAACGATATTCGTCTTATGGGCTCCGGTCCGCTCACCGGTCTCGCTGAGCTCCGTCTCCCCGAGCTGCAGCCGGGTTCCTCCATCATGCCGGGCAAGGTTAATCCGGTTCTGTGTGAGACCGCCACGCAGGTGGCGGCGCAGGTCATCGGTAACGACGCTGCTGTTGCTTTCGGTGGCGCCCAAGGCCAGTTCGAGCTCAACGTCTTCATCCCGATGATGGCTCGTAACGTTCTGGAGTCTGCTCACCTGCTGGCAAACACCGCCCGCGTATTCGCAGAACGCCTGGTCAAGGGAACTGAGCCGAACACCGACAAGCTGCGTCACTCCGCAGAGTCCTCCCCGTCCATTGTGACTCCGCTGAACTCTGCTATCGGCTACGAGAACGCAGCAAAGGTAGCAAAGACGGCTCTCAAGGAAGGCGAGACCATCCGCCAGACCGTTATTGACCTGGGCTTCGTTGACGGCGAACAGCTCACCGAAGAAGAGCTGGACAAGCGTCTCGATGTCCTGAGCATGTGCAACACGGAACGCGACGCATAG